One genomic region from Gammaproteobacteria bacterium encodes:
- a CDS encoding helix-turn-helix domain-containing protein → MRTLTIGIADYDRMKARTLAIARGEHTPARDEPKVWFTSLDSFAKLLSEHNRRLLELIARESPRSLTELAEMAGRSKSNLSRTLKTMSQYGLVELRRGERGTLVPRVPYDHVRLDVSLTGTASEAGGADR, encoded by the coding sequence ATGAGGACACTGACAATCGGCATCGCCGACTACGACCGGATGAAGGCGCGCACCCTGGCGATCGCGCGGGGCGAGCACACGCCCGCCAGGGATGAGCCGAAGGTGTGGTTCACTTCGCTCGACAGCTTCGCGAAGTTGCTGTCGGAGCATAACCGGCGCCTCTTGGAGCTGATCGCCCGGGAGAGTCCGCGTTCGCTCACGGAGCTTGCGGAGATGGCCGGGCGGAGCAAATCGAACCTGTCACGGACGCTGAAGACGATGTCGCAATATGGACTGGTGGAACTGCGGCGGGGCGAGCGGGGCACGCTGGTGCCGCGCGTGCCGTACGACCATGTGCGGCTTGATGTCTCGTTGACCGGCACGGCGAGCGAAGCGGGCGGCGCCGATCGGTAG
- a CDS encoding DUF6516 family protein, with protein sequence MTTPYLDPGLDTLLELHGETLFVDDAGHWVKFVAVRAEPTPERPHGLSYSLTLHAPDGGRLVGFDNAHPVRERRGPGGRPRTEQDHRHRLGTVRLYEYEDAATLLEDFWTEVDRVLRKRGSIR encoded by the coding sequence GTGACGACACCGTATCTGGATCCGGGGCTGGACACGCTGCTCGAGCTGCACGGCGAGACGCTGTTCGTGGACGACGCGGGGCACTGGGTGAAGTTCGTCGCGGTGCGGGCGGAGCCAACGCCGGAGCGTCCGCACGGCCTCAGTTATTCGCTGACGCTGCACGCGCCGGACGGCGGGAGGCTGGTCGGATTCGACAACGCGCACCCGGTGCGGGAGCGGCGCGGTCCCGGCGGGCGGCCGCGAACGGAACAGGACCACCGGCACCGGCTCGGCACGGTCCGTCTCTACGAGTACGAGGACGCGGCAACGCTCCTCGAGGATTTCTGGACGGAAGTGGACCGGGTACTCCGGAAGAGAGGATCGATTCGATGA